A genome region from Hymenobacter tibetensis includes the following:
- a CDS encoding alpha-amylase family glycosyl hydrolase, producing the protein MLKPYLLLSGLLALLTSCNQNGSGTAAECGPAVPAAYTIRHPAWASNASIYEVNIRQYTPEGTFRAFEAHLPRLQQMGVGILWLMPVQPIGQLKRKGTLGSQYSIQNYRTVNPEFGTMADLRHLVDEAHKRGMHVILDWVANHTAWDSELAQEHPEWFTKTKQGQFRPPVADWQDVIDLDYSKPELRRYMTESMAFWLREADIDGYRCDVAGLVPTDFWNDTRQQLQKVKPVFMLAEWDELYPPTFIPKAEFDPNTKLLEKAFDMTYGLRLHTLLDSIAKGQKTTAHLDKYLADERRRYPAQVYLMHFTSSHDVNSWDGTEYERLGKNALPYAVLTATLPGMPMVYSGQEAALKKRLRFFDKDTIPWNDYPLQEFYTKLLTLKKNHPALRNGDPCSEFVRLPANASPDTYAFVRHKDAAEVLVVLNLGNKPHEFMMRELESGNFQELFTGQRIRLGATSKMLLTPHTYRVYERLPEQDKSWF; encoded by the coding sequence ATGCTTAAACCTTACCTTTTACTAAGCGGCTTGCTGGCCCTGCTCACTTCCTGCAACCAGAACGGTTCTGGCACCGCCGCCGAATGTGGCCCGGCAGTGCCAGCGGCGTACACCATCCGGCATCCAGCTTGGGCCAGCAATGCCAGCATCTACGAGGTGAACATTCGGCAGTACACACCGGAGGGTACGTTTCGGGCCTTCGAGGCGCATTTGCCCCGCTTGCAGCAAATGGGCGTAGGCATCCTGTGGCTGATGCCGGTGCAGCCCATCGGGCAGCTCAAGCGCAAAGGCACGCTCGGCAGCCAGTATTCCATCCAGAACTACCGAACCGTAAACCCAGAGTTCGGGACAATGGCCGACCTGCGCCACTTAGTGGATGAAGCGCACAAGCGTGGCATGCACGTTATTCTAGATTGGGTGGCCAACCATACCGCCTGGGACAGTGAACTTGCCCAAGAGCACCCCGAGTGGTTCACGAAAACCAAGCAGGGCCAGTTCCGCCCGCCCGTTGCCGACTGGCAGGATGTTATCGACCTGGACTACAGCAAGCCGGAGCTGCGCCGATACATGACCGAGAGCATGGCGTTCTGGCTACGTGAGGCCGATATTGACGGGTACCGTTGCGACGTGGCGGGCCTCGTGCCCACCGATTTTTGGAACGACACGCGCCAGCAGCTGCAAAAAGTGAAGCCCGTTTTCATGCTGGCCGAATGGGACGAGTTGTACCCGCCTACGTTCATTCCCAAAGCCGAATTCGACCCCAACACCAAGCTACTGGAAAAGGCCTTCGACATGACCTACGGTCTGCGTCTGCACACGCTCCTCGACAGCATTGCCAAAGGCCAGAAGACCACCGCCCACCTCGATAAGTATCTGGCCGATGAGCGCCGCCGCTACCCGGCTCAGGTGTATCTGATGCACTTCACTAGTTCCCACGATGTGAATAGCTGGGACGGCACCGAGTACGAGCGCCTCGGCAAAAACGCCCTGCCGTATGCGGTGCTCACAGCCACTCTGCCCGGCATGCCCATGGTGTACAGCGGGCAGGAAGCCGCTCTGAAAAAACGGCTGCGCTTTTTCGACAAGGACACCATTCCGTGGAACGACTACCCACTCCAGGAGTTCTACACCAAGCTGCTCACGCTTAAAAAGAACCACCCGGCCCTACGCAACGGCGACCCGTGCAGCGAGTTCGTGCGGTTGCCCGCCAATGCCAGCCCGGATACCTACGCCTTCGTGCGCCACAAAGACGCGGCGGAAGTGCTGGTCGTGCTCAACCTGGGCAACAAGCCGCACGAATTTATGATGCGCGAGCTGGAATCAGGCAACTTTCAGGAGCTGTTCACGGGCCAGCGTATTCGGTTGGGTGCCACCTCCAAAATGCTGCTCACCCCACACACCTACCGGGTATACGAACGCCTGCCGGAGCAAGACAAAAGCTGGTTTTAA
- a CDS encoding T9SS type A sorting domain-containing protein translates to MYSNPTVEQGTVHFHTQKGGKAQVHFYNQLGVLVATLYNAEVESGRDYYLPFSRANMEDGVYFCRLIVNGKCRTSAWCSCGKHTCYHKQLSSEKATGIFLVAFF, encoded by the coding sequence GTGTATTCTAACCCCACGGTTGAACAGGGTACTGTTCACTTCCACACTCAAAAAGGTGGCAAAGCGCAGGTGCACTTCTACAACCAGCTGGGCGTATTGGTGGCCACGCTCTACAACGCCGAGGTGGAAAGCGGCCGTGACTACTACCTGCCATTTTCAAGAGCGAACATGGAGGACGGTGTGTACTTCTGCCGCCTGATTGTGAACGGGAAGTGCAGAACAAGCGCATGGTGTTCATGCGGTAAGCACACCTGCTACCACAAGCAGCTATCAAGTGAAAAGGCCACCGGGATATTCCTAGTGGCCTTTTTTTGA
- a CDS encoding helix-turn-helix domain-containing protein yields the protein MQVPFTPVVVLLFAVIAQAVFAAGLLGLARTNQLPNRFLALLMLAIALWLLDGFFRVANIYAQNPDWYFAPIYYSFAFGPLLYFYVRSLVNHAFQWEARYWWHFGPVLVQAALYGWLRMQDYDTRNWFWQTIHQPITYRVEFIGTWISLTIYLVLSLRLLRHYRRWLLDNFSEASQLRLLWLRTLLVLVAVVSVQWLVELVLREFFGLYYRFDYSTELLGVVVFLIGVVGLRQADMHAVRFVPENEVEPDPLPVVATPQPALVAAPSTMEPSSEAYATVAPEPAPSDKEYKTEARSIAASDVKLPVATVDAAVVARIRRALEVEQLYLNPTLTLAELSAHTGLAPRLISFTVNNGFGQPFNDLVNSYRVAEVKRRLATSDAQRLTLLGIAFESGFNSKTTFNRIFKQFTGVAPRDWVE from the coding sequence ATGCAAGTTCCTTTTACGCCTGTGGTAGTGCTCCTGTTTGCGGTGATAGCGCAAGCGGTATTTGCGGCGGGGCTGCTGGGGCTGGCGCGTACCAACCAGTTGCCCAACCGCTTTTTGGCGCTGCTCATGCTGGCTATAGCCTTGTGGCTGCTTGATGGCTTTTTCCGGGTAGCCAACATCTATGCGCAGAACCCCGACTGGTATTTCGCGCCCATCTACTACTCGTTTGCTTTCGGGCCGCTGCTTTATTTCTACGTCCGTAGCCTCGTCAACCATGCGTTTCAGTGGGAGGCGCGGTACTGGTGGCATTTCGGGCCGGTGCTGGTGCAAGCCGCGTTGTACGGGTGGCTGCGTATGCAAGACTACGACACACGCAACTGGTTTTGGCAGACTATTCACCAGCCCATTACCTACCGGGTCGAGTTCATCGGCACCTGGATTTCACTCACTATCTACCTAGTGCTGAGTTTGCGCCTGCTGCGCCACTACCGCCGCTGGCTGCTCGATAATTTTTCGGAAGCGTCGCAGCTGCGGCTGTTGTGGCTGCGCACCTTGCTGGTGCTGGTGGCCGTGGTGAGCGTGCAGTGGCTGGTGGAACTGGTGCTGCGCGAGTTCTTCGGGCTCTACTACCGCTTCGACTATTCCACGGAGCTACTCGGAGTGGTGGTGTTTCTGATTGGGGTGGTAGGCTTGCGGCAAGCTGATATGCACGCCGTCCGCTTTGTGCCCGAAAACGAGGTGGAGCCGGACCCTTTGCCGGTTGTTGCCACTCCGCAGCCTGCGCTTGTAGCAGCACCAAGCACAATGGAGCCTTCATCGGAAGCATATGCTACCGTGGCCCCAGAGCCCGCACCGTCAGACAAAGAGTATAAAACAGAAGCCCGGAGTATAGCCGCGTCGGACGTGAAGCTGCCCGTTGCTACGGTGGACGCTGCCGTGGTAGCGCGCATCCGGCGGGCCCTGGAAGTAGAGCAACTGTACTTGAACCCCACGCTCACGCTCGCCGAGCTATCGGCCCATACGGGGCTGGCTCCCCGGCTGATATCCTTCACCGTCAACAACGGCTTTGGGCAGCCCTTCAACGACTTGGTGAACAGCTACCGCGTGGCGGAGGTGAAGCGCCGGCTGGCCACGTCGGATGCCCAGCGCCTGACGTTGCTGG
- a CDS encoding DUF983 domain-containing protein → MSTTDSSTLAALQQRCPRCHQGPLFSHSAFNITKFADMPAACPVCGQAYEPEPGFYWGAMYISFAFSTAIMLVVGFAVYFLLDDPDTWVYIVSVAVASILLTPLSLRYSRTLMLYWFGGVHYDPNRASTSHS, encoded by the coding sequence ATGTCAACAACTGATTCTTCTACGCTGGCTGCGCTGCAGCAACGCTGCCCGCGGTGCCACCAAGGCCCGCTCTTCTCGCATTCGGCATTCAACATCACCAAGTTTGCTGATATGCCGGCCGCCTGCCCGGTTTGCGGACAAGCCTACGAACCGGAGCCCGGCTTTTATTGGGGAGCTATGTACATCAGCTTTGCCTTCTCCACGGCCATTATGCTGGTAGTAGGTTTCGCGGTGTATTTCCTTCTCGACGACCCTGATACGTGGGTGTATATCGTGAGTGTGGCCGTCGCCTCGATACTACTCACCCCGCTTAGCTTGCGCTACTCCCGTACGCTGATGCTGTACTGGTTTGGCGGCGTCCACTACGACCCTAACCGGGCCAGCACGTCGCATTCTTAG
- a CDS encoding AraC family transcriptional regulator, which yields MKPPGLPVLTLESFPQGRAQRPWYLEQLARHVANFPGVSQPHAHDFYLLLYVTQGHGTHTIDLVSYEVRPGSLFFMTPGQVHHWQLSDDTQGYVVLFEADFYLFRYPGSRLFDYPFFNHTHPPVLYLAEGETEIRFLIERMWAEDAAPAPQQDEVFRSYLHICLELAARHFPSTTAPEPEEPRHAQQLLREFGALINQGFRVHREVQYYADQLHVSPNHLNALCRRHLSKTASAFIQERVLVEARRLLRHTPATVSQVADALGFEDASYFGRYFRKHTGLTPDTFRGTHAP from the coding sequence ATGAAGCCTCCTGGTCTGCCTGTTCTAACGTTGGAGTCGTTTCCGCAGGGGCGGGCCCAACGGCCGTGGTACCTGGAGCAACTGGCCCGCCACGTTGCCAACTTCCCTGGCGTGAGCCAGCCCCACGCCCACGACTTCTACCTGCTGCTCTACGTCACGCAAGGGCACGGCACCCACACCATCGACCTGGTGAGCTACGAGGTACGCCCCGGCAGCTTGTTTTTCATGACGCCGGGGCAAGTGCACCATTGGCAGCTCTCCGACGACACCCAAGGCTACGTGGTGCTGTTTGAGGCTGATTTCTACCTATTCCGCTATCCGGGCTCCCGTTTGTTTGACTATCCGTTTTTCAACCACACGCATCCGCCGGTGCTGTACCTGGCCGAGGGGGAAACGGAAATCCGCTTCCTAATTGAGCGAATGTGGGCCGAGGATGCGGCGCCCGCGCCGCAGCAAGACGAAGTGTTCCGGTCGTATCTGCACATCTGCCTGGAGCTAGCGGCCCGCCACTTCCCCAGCACTACAGCCCCGGAGCCCGAAGAGCCGCGCCATGCTCAGCAGTTGCTCCGCGAGTTTGGGGCGCTTATCAACCAGGGTTTCCGCGTGCACCGCGAAGTGCAGTACTACGCCGACCAGCTGCATGTTTCGCCTAATCATCTCAACGCCCTTTGCCGTCGGCATTTAAGCAAAACGGCCAGCGCCTTCATTCAGGAGCGGGTGTTGGTGGAAGCACGCCGCCTACTGCGCCACACGCCGGCCACCGTAAGCCAAGTAGCCGATGCGCTTGGTTTCGAAGATGCCTCTTATTTCGGCCGCTACTTCCGCAAGCACACTGGCCTCACACCCGATACATTTCGGGGCACGCATGCGCCTTGA